The following coding sequences lie in one Rutidosis leptorrhynchoides isolate AG116_Rl617_1_P2 chromosome 4, CSIRO_AGI_Rlap_v1, whole genome shotgun sequence genomic window:
- the LOC139839789 gene encoding protein LIGHT-DEPENDENT SHORT HYPOCOTYLS 4-like, producing the protein MEKFHSFTIDHHVVPQVQDDSSITTNLLSPTTSSSSSNSSPTTTLSRYENQKRRDWNTFGQYLRNHRPPLNLSLCSGAHVLEFLKYLDQFGKTKVHTQLCPFFGHPNPPAPCPCPLRQAWGSLDALVGRLRAAFEENGGNPETNPFGARAVRLYLRDVRDSQAKARGISYEKKKRKRPLQLPPSQTSSPPPPLPPHIS; encoded by the coding sequence ATGGAAAAATTTCACTCATTTACCATAGATCATCATGTTGTACCACAAGTTCAAGATGACTCATCTATCACAACAAACCTTTTAAGCCCTACAACCTCATCTTCATCTTCTAACTCTTCTCCGACCACCACACTCAGCCGTTACGAGAACCAAAAACGCCGTGACTGGAACACGTTCGGTCAGTACCTCCGTAACCACCGGCCACCGTTGAATCTTTCACTGTGCAGTGGTGCACATGTTCTTGAATTCTTGAAGTATCTTGACCAATTTGGTAAGACAAAAGTTCACACACAACTTTGTCCATTTTTCGGTCACCCTAATCCACCAGCACCCTGCCCGTGTCCACTCAGACAAGCTTGGGGCAGCCTTGATGCACTCGTCGGCCGTCTCCGGGCAGCTTTTGAAGAAAACGGTGGGAACCCGGAAACTAATCCATTTGGAGCACGGGCTGTTAGGCTTTATTTACGTGATGTTAGGGATTCACAAGCTAAAGCAAGAGGGATTAGTtatgaaaagaagaaaagaaagcgGCCACTGCAGCTTCCGCCGTCGCAAACGTCATCACCGCCGCCGCCGTTGCCACCGCATATTTCTTGA